In Mycobacterium sp. Aquia_213, the sequence GGAATTGCCAGAAGTCGACGATTGCTTTCCAGACTCTGGCTGCCAGCGTTGACGCTGATCGTCGTAGTCGTGACGGGCTTCGCCATCAACGCTTTTCATGGCATCTTCGGGTCGCGGGACATCACCAAGAGTTCGGGTAGCAAATTCGTCATAGCCCAGTTCAATCCGAAGAACATCAAGTACGAAATCTTCGGCGACTTCGGTGGGTGGGGCCGGGTCAGCTACTGGGATGTCGACTCCAAGCCCGTCGAGGTCAATCTGACGGCGTTGCCGTGGTCACATACCGAGACGACCACGATGACCACAGCGACCGCCGATATCACCGCACAAGCGGCCGGCGGAAATATCGGCTGCCGCATCACCATTGACGACCGGGTGCGGTCCGAACACACGGCGACCGGCGATCACGCCGGTGTCTGGTGTCAGGTGCTGTCCGCATGAGCGACGCTGTCGACGCGGAAACCGACACCGCGCCAGTCCCTGTCCAAGAGCCCGAACCCCCACCACCGCCAAGGCCGTTCGTCGCACGCAACCTACGAAGATTTGCACCCGTGGTCATCCTGGCCTGGCTGGCGTTTCTGGTCGTGATTAATGTGATCGTCCCACAGCTTGAGCCGGTCGTGGATGCCAACCGCGAAGCGCTGGTGCCGGTCGACGCACCTTCGGTCATGGCGCTCAAGCACATTGGGGAAAAGTTCAAAGAAGGCGACAGCAATGCACTGGTCTTTGTCGTCTTCGAGGCGGATCACAAATTCGACGAGAAAGACCACGCCTTCTACAACCAGATGGTCGCAAAACTCCGGCAGGACAAACATGTTCAGTATGTGATGAATCTGTGGGGTGAAGGTACCACTGCCGCGGGCGTTCAGAGCAACGACGCGAAGGCGAACTTCACCCTGGTGCGGGTCGCAGGAGATATCGGTTCGACGCTCAACGACGAATCGATCATCGCGGTTCGTGACATCCTCAAGCAATTGCAACCGCCGCCCGGGCTGCGGGTCTACGCCTCCGGTTCGGCGGTGCTGTCGGCGGACATGATCTACGTCGGCAACACCAGCCTGGAAACGATCATGCTCGTCACGATCGTTCTGATTTCCGGGATGCTGTTGATCGTCTATCGGTCGCTGCCGACCGCTTTCCTCATTCTGACGATGGTGTTGGTGGAGCTGTTCTGCGGACGGGGTATCGCGGCTTTCCTTGTGTACCACCACATGATCGAGATATCGGTGTACGCCGCAAATACGTTGGTGTCGTTGATCCTTGGCGCCGGTACGGACTACGCGATCTTCCTGATCGGTCGCTACCACGAAGGGCGACTCGGGGGGGAGACTCGAGAGCAGGCGTACTACTGTGCGATTAGCGGTGTGTCGCATGTGATTCTGGGATCGGGTGTCGCGGTCGCCGGCGCGATGTTTTGCATGAAGTTCACTCGGCTGAACTACTTCAACACCTGCGCCGCCCCATGCGCGGCGGGAATGCTGGTCGCGGTAGCGGCCGCGCTTACCTTCGGGCCTGCGGTACTGGCGATCGGAAGCCGGTTTGGGCTATTCGAGCCGAGGAAACACCAAGCCGGACATGGAATTTGGAACAAGGTGGGTACCGTCGCGGTGCGCTGGCCCGGGCGGATCCTGTTGGTCGGCTGCGCGGTGGTACTGGTCGGATCGATGACGTTGGTCAGCTACCGGCCCAACTACGACGACCGCATCTATCTGGCCAACAGCGTTCCGTCCAATCAGGGCTACGAGGCGAGCGACCGACACTTCCCGGCCAGCCATCTCAACGCAGACATGCTGATGGTCGAGTCCGACCACGATCTGCGTAACGCCACCGACATGATCGCCGTCGACCGGGTCGCGCGCGCGATCTTCCACACGCCCGGTGTGGGCATGATCCAAGCTGTCACCAGGCCGCTGGGCCGCCCGCTCGAGCACACCTCGTTCACCTACACCATCGGCACGTTGGGCACGAAAGTCAAAGAAGTCCTTCCCTTCCTGCGCGATGTGAACAACCGGCTCAAGGAGGTCTCGGCCGTCACTCAACGCCTGACCGACCTGACCCGCCATCAGCAGGAGCTGACCGCTCAGCAGGCCGGAGCCGCGCACCTACAGGCCGAAGCGGCCAAAGAAATGGCCGAAACCACTGCCGCACTGCGGGACGACTACGCCAACTTCGACGACGTCTGGCGCCCGGTTCGCAGCTATTTCTACTGGGAGAAACACTGTTTCGACATCCCGCTCTGCTGGTCGCTGCGTTCGCTGTTCGATGCGACCGACCAGCTCGACGGGCTGGCTGAAGGCTTGGAGAAAAATCTGCAGGCCGCACTGATCCAAGACCGAGTGACGCCACAGCTCGTCCAGATTCTGGCAGAAAATGCAGACCAGTTCGATCACCTGAACCAGATCGTCCGCGAAGAGAACAGCACGATCGAGCCCCAACTGACCCAGCTCGACGAGCTGAGCCGCCAGCTGATGGACTTCGGCACCGCGTTCGACACCTCGCAGAACGACGAGTTCTTTTACCTGCCACCGGATTCGTTCGACAACCCCTACTTCCAGATCGACCTGAAGTACTTCGTGTCTCCGGACGGCCATGCTGCCCGCTACCTCATCTACCACGACGGGGAAGCTCTCACCGAGGCAGGGATCCGGCACGATCAGAGCTACCTTCCGGCCGTCAAAGAGGCGCTCAAAGGCACCACGCTGGCCGGAGCACACGTGTATCTCGGTGGCGCAGCGGCCACATACTGGGACATCAAGGACGCGACCAGGATTGACTTGCTGATCGCTGCCACCGCAGCATTCGCGTTGATCTTTGTGGTGATGCTGTTCATCACCCGAGCAATCATCGCGTCGCTGGTGATCGTCGGGACGGTGGCGTTCTCCTTCTCCGGTGCGTTCGGTATGTCGGTGCTGATTTGGCAGAATCTGCTGGGCATCCCGCTTAGTTGGTGGAACGTTGTCTTCTGCTTCATCCTCTTGGTGGCGGTCGGGTCCGACTACAACCTGCTGCTCGTCGCCCGCTATCTTCACGAAAGCGAAGCCGGACTCAACACCGGGCTCATCCGGGCGGTGACCAAGTCCGGTCGCGTCGTCACTACTGCCGGCGTGGTGTTCGCCGTCACCATGATGGCGATGGTGTCCAGTGATCTCACGTCGGTCGGCATCTTCGGCTCGACAGTCGGCATCGGCCTGCTGCTCGACACCCTTATCGTGCGGTCGTTGATCACGCCCGCGCTGGCACGCCTGCTGGGGCCGTTCTTCTGGTGGCCACGTCTAATACCTCAGCGGCCGGCTCGCTGCGGCAGTGGGGCCGTCGCGCCAGAATCACACCACGAAGACGATCTGTATCGAAAAGTATTGTAAAAAACGAGAATGGGAGATCTCGCGATGAGCGTTCTTGAGTTACGCCCTCGCTGTGAGCGCTGCGGAAAGCCGCTGCCCAACGGATCACCCGATGCCCGGATATGCACGTTCGAATGCACCTTCTGCGCGAAATGCGCCGAGGGCGAATTGAAAGGCATCTGCCCGAACTGTGGGGGCAACCTGGTCGTTCGTCCGATCCGTCCGGCCAAGTTGCTCGAAGAGTATCCCGCGGCCGAGCCCCACGTGCCTTAATAAGACGCCAGGAAGAAAGGGGCACGTATGAGAGCATGGCTCTGGGATGGATTGGCGGGAATGGATCATTTGCGCTTGGCCGAGGCGCCTGATCCGGTGGTGAAAGAAGGCGAAGTCGTGCTGGAAATGCATTACGCCGCTTTGAATCCCGCTGATCGGATGCTGGCTGAAAGGCGCTATCCATATCCGGTAGATCCTCCGCTGCCACACGTGCTGGGGCGGGACGGCGTGGGCACGATCATCCAAGTAGGCGACGGTGTCAAGGACGTGCAGGTGGGGGATCAGCGCGTCATTCTGCGCGGCGACGTCGGCGTCTACCGTTGGGGCACCTTTGCCGAACGGGTCTCGATGTCGGCGAGCACCTTGGTCGAGGTTCCTGCAGGTTGGACCGAGGAGGAGTCGTCGGGCGCCACTCTCGTCTATCTGTCGGCATACCACGCGCTGACCATGTGGGAGCCGCTGAAGCCGAACTCGGTGGTGTTGGCCACCGGCGCATCGGGCGGGGTGGGACTGGCCGTCGTCCAGCTGGCGGCAGCGATGGGCCACACTGTCGTAGCGCTTTCACGCAGCGATGAAAAGCAGCGGCGTCTCAACGAGATCGGAGCAACTTTCACTTTCAGTCCGGAGGACCCGCAGTGGCCAGCGGGCGCAAAGAATGCGTTGGGTTCGCGAGGAGTGAACTTGGCGGTGGACACCATCGGCGGCAAGCTGCTGCCCCAAGTCATCGACACCATGGGCGAACTGGGCAGAATCAGCTTGGTAGGAGAACTCGGGGGTTCGGTGCCCGATTTCTACACGGGAACGCTGTTCTCTCGCCGACTGAGGATTGGCGCAATGGCGGTGGGCTACTACACGCCTGAGGAAAACCACGCCGCTTGGCGCAACCTCTTGCAACTGCTGGCGCGCTCTGGGGCACGGCCACTGGTTGACCGCCTGTTCTCGTTCGAGCAGTTGCCCCAAGCCTTCGACCGCCTGTCCGACGGCCCAATGGGCAAGGTCGTGTTGCGGGTCAAACCCTGACGGTCTACCGGCGGCCGCGGCGGTGGATACCAAAGTTGTCGATAGCAGTTCAATTATCCCTTGCGTAGCGTCGAAGTACATGAATTCGAACGGCCCGCACGGGATCAAGGATTTCTCCGAATCCAACGCGCTCAATCGCTTCATCCGGTTCTTCGCAGGAACGAGGTTAGGGGCGGCGCTGTTTCGGCCAACCGCCCACCATCTCGATGAACTCGTATCGAAGCTCAGCCGCGGCAAGCTGAGCTTTGTCGGTCTCGCCTCCGGCCTGCCCGTTGTCATCCTGACCACCCTCGGCGCTAAGTCGAGAGAGCCGCGAACCGTTGCGGTCCTCGGCATTCCCTACGCCGACGGGTTGGGCCTCATCGCATCCAACTGGGGCGACTCCAAGCACCCCGGGTGGTACCACAACCTCAAAGCCAATCCCGAAGGCACGGTCACGGTCGGCGCCGAGACATGGACGGCCGTTGCGCGACAAGCGACATCCCGCGAACGTGACGAGATCTGGGCCAAAGGTGTTGTCTTCTATCCTGCTTGGAGCAAGTACGAGGATCGAACCGGGGGACGCCACATAGAGGCGTTCGTCCTGGCCCGCAAGTGAATCCGCTGCCCGGAAAGCACTTTTAGGAACCTAGAGAAGGTTCGGGGTATTGGCTGAACCGTTGACGGTAAGCAGACGGCGGGATCCCGCGTACCCGCAGAAAAGAGCGTCGCATCGAATTAACACTTCCGAAGCCGCAGTGACCGGCGATCTCCTCCAGCGAGTCGGTCGATTCTTCGAGCCGGCGTTGGGCGGCTTCGACACGGACGTGGTCGACATAGCGGGCCGGTGTCTGATCCACCTCGCGGGTGAAGACGCGCGCGAAGTGGCGCGGACTCATGTGTGCGCGTTCGGCGAGCATCTCGACCGACAGATCAGCGTCCAGATTTTCGACCACCCACGCCTGAAGCTCGCGCAGCGGCTCGCGGTCGGCGGTTTGGGCGGCCAGCGCGGTGCTGAACTGGGATTGGCCACCCGGGCGGCGCATAAACAACACAAACTCGCGCGCGATCGACATCGCGACCTCGTGACCGCGATCTTCTTCAACCAACGCCAGGGCCAGGTCCATGCCCGCGGTGACTCCGGCGGAGGTGTAGACATTGCCCGATCGGATGTAGATGGGATCGGGATCGACGACGACCGTCGGATAGCAGGCGCGCAGTTGGTCGCTGAAGCGCCAATGCGTGGTTGCGCGACGGCCTTCCAGCAGTCCGGCGGCCGCTAGCCCAAACGCTCCGGTGCAGATCGAGCTGACCCGGCGCGACTTCTTCGCTGCCCGCCGCAAATCGCGAACAAACACCGGGTCCTCGATGGCGTTGAAGATTCCGTAGCCCCCGGCCAGGATCAGGGTGTCGATCCGGCCGCGCAGATCACCGAGCGCCACGTCGGCCGACAGTCCCAGGCCTGACTCCGCGCTAAAGCGTCCCTGCTGTGGCGCGGCTACCTGGATCCGGTAGCCGCCGGCCTCCGCGAATACTTCGTAGGGCCCGGACAAGTCTAGGGAATGCACCCCTTCAAAGCCGACGACAACCACACGTCGATCGCTCATAGTTCACTGCTCCCTCTACCTAGTGATGGCAGAAACTGCTGTATATATGTCATAGCAGACATTACCGACATCTCATAAAGTTGGCGGTACGCCGACGGGACAACCACTGCACGCACCCTTCGCGCTTCGCTGGCTCTGGGGATCAAAGGGGTGTTTGCGTCATGCCTGAGTACGACGCTCGGCTCGTGTTGCATACGGGCACAGTCACGGTGTGGGATTGCGAATGTCCTGGTTTGTGTAGGGGTAAGGCAGCCGAAGAGCATTCGCCGGGAACTCGGATCGCCTTTCCGCACCGCGGCGTATACGTGCATTCGGTCGGGAGCAAAGATCATGTAGCGGACGCGAATCAGATGGTGGTCACCAACGCCGACGAGCCGTATCGAGTAAGTCATCCGGTTACCGGGGGAGACGCGACGCTGACGCTCGCTGTCGATCCGGCGACGCTGTTGGAAGTCACGCCGGCCGAATACCGGTCTCCGCGCGCACGGCCCGCGCTCAATCGGACCTCGTTCCATATCGACGCACGCACCCAAGCTCTAGCGGCGCACTTGCGTCAACGCTTGAAGCGAGGAACGATCGGCAGCCTGGAGGCGGAGAGTCTTGCACTGCATCTCATTCGACACGCGTTGGGAAATAACACATCTCATGGTGCTCGGCGCGGCAATCGTCGCCCGGAGGAGATCGCCGACCAGGTGAAGATGCTACTGTCCGCTGATCCGTGGCGGCGCTGGACATTGACCACGATTGCCGAAGAGGTCAGTGTCACACCGGTTTATCTCACCGATGCCTTTCGTCGAGTCGAGGGCGTCCCACTCTACCGTTACCATCTGCAGTTGCGACTTGCCCTCGCATTGACTGTGCTGGCGCAGTCCGACGACCTGATGACGCTCGCCATCGAACTCGGCTTTCATAGTCACAGCCACTTCAGTGCGGCGTTCAAGAAGGCATTCGGGCAGACTCCGTCAGAGTTCAAAAGGTCCATTGCCGGCCGACGCATCGCGACGGCCGGCGACCGGGGCGGCAATGCCAAAGTTATTGACAGCGCGCGGGTGTACCTGTCGCGTAGCGTTTGCGATGGATGGCACGAAGCAGCCGACATGAGTTCGCTTCCGGCGAGTATTGTTGCCTAGCACGCGATTCCGAGGAGAATGCGATGAATCAAAAGGACAAGGCGACACAATTTGCGGGCCTTCATGTGACTGGCGAACCGCTGTTGCTCTACAACGTCTGGGATGCCGGCAGTGCCGCCACACTGGCCAACGCTGGAGCGCGGGCAATCGCTACCAGCAGTTGGTCGGTCGCCGAGGCGCAGGGGTACCGAGACGGCGAAGACATCCCCGTCGACTTCTTCAACCGGATCATCGCGCGCATCGTTGCCTCGGTCGAGCTGCCGATTTCCGCGGACTTTGAAGGCGGATATACCGAAGACGACGATCAGTTGGCGGAGAACATCTCCGGGCTGCTGGATGTGGGCATCATTGGCATTAACTTCGAGGATCGCATCGTGAACGGATCGGGACTCTATTCCATCGACCGGCAAGCTGACCGCATCGCGGTGATTCGGAGGGCGGGAGAGCAGAAGGGCATCCCGCTGTTCATCAATGCCCGCACGGACCTGTTCCTTGGGCAGGGCAACGACCCAAAGGCGGTGACCGAGGAAGCTGTTGACCGCGCCAAGGCCTACGCCGCGGCCGGCGCGTCGGGATTCTTCATCCCGGGTCTTCAGGAGAAGCCACTGATCGCCCGCATCATCGATGGCGCACCGTTGCCGGTCAACGTGATGGTCATGGACGGGGTACCGCACAACTCGGAACTAGCCGAAATAGGCGTCGCGCGGATCAGTTACGGCAACGCCCCGTACGTCGACGTGTTGAGAGCGCTAGAACAGGACTTCGTCAAACTGCACTGAAATCGAACGACGGCGGACGGCTGCATTGGAATTGCGTTGGGAAAAAAGGAAAGAACCCTCGTAGATCAACCACTGCCCGGGTTGCCCGGCATGCTCGGCATCCGGATAACTCACCTCGATGCCGGCCGTGTCGAGGCCGCTTTGGACGCTACTGATTCTCATATGGTGCCGGGTGAAAGTCATGTCCATGCCGGCGCGGTAGTGGCGCTGGCCGACACTGCCTGTGGTTACGGGTGTCGTGCAGCGCTTTCCGGCAAAGCGGGCGGATTCATCACCCTCGAACTCAACTCCAATCATCTGAAGGCCGCAATGCCCGGTGATCAGCTCGGCTGTGTGGCCACGCCGGCGCATGTTGGTCGGCGGACCCAGATTTGGGACGCGGTTGTCACCGTCGGCGCCGGGACACGGCCGATCGCACTGTTCCGTTGTACGCAACTAGTGCTGTAGGGCTGGAAGCGATTTACGTGTGACTGTGTGATTCGGCGCGATCGCGATGTTCCTGGGCGGCGTTGGTACCGCCGGCGGGGTAGGCGTGGATCATCGCGGTGGTCAGCTTGGGTACGGCGTGAATCAGGTCGTGTTCGGATTCGTGCGCGATTTGGTGTGCGGCAGCCAAACTCAGTGCGGAGTCGATGTCGAGTTCGGCATCGGCGTGCAGCCGATGTCCAATCCAGCGCATCCGCACGCTGCGCACCGAGCGCACGCCCGGCCGGGCGGCCAGCGCGGCTTCGGCCGTATCGATGAGCTTCGGATCGACGCCGTCCATCAGCCGGCGGAACACATCTCGCACCGCGGTGCGCAGCACGGCCAAGATGGCCACCGTGATCGCCAACCCGATGATCGGATCGGCAAGGGGGAAGCCCAAAGCCACGCCGCCGGCGCCGATCAGGACTGCCAGGGAGGTAAAGCCATCGGTGCGCGCGTGCAGGCCGTCGGCGACGAGCGCGGCCGAGCCGATGCGGCGTCCGACCCGGATGCGGTAGAGGGCCACGCATTCGTTTCCGATGAACCCGAGAACTCCGGCGACCGCCACCCAGCCGACGTGCTCGATGGGCCGCGGATTGATCAGCCGCTCAATCGCCTCGTACCCGGCGATGATCGCCGACAGCACGATCATCGCGACCACGAACAGTCCGGCAAGGTCTTCCGCCCGGCCGAACCCGTAGGTGTAGCGGCGGGTTGCGGCCTTGGTGCTCAACGCAAATGCGATCCACAGCGGCACGGCGGTCAGGGCGTCGGAGAAGTTGTGGATGGTGTCGGCGGCCAGCGCGATGGAGCCGGAGAGGACCACGACGACGATCTGCGCGACGGCGGTCGCGCCCAGCACCAGCAGGCTGATCTTGACTGCGCGGATGCCGTCGGCGCTGGATTCCAGCTCGCTGTCAAAGCTGTCGGCGGCATCGTGGGAATGCGGCGCAAAAATCTCCTTGATCGCGTGCCGCAGTCCATTCGGGTGATCGTGCTCGTGTCCGTGGGAGTGGTTGTGATCGCTCATCGCGCGTTGGCCTTTCGAGGCCGCCGATCGGTCGTGATGCCGCGCACGTTCGGGTCGCCGCGGTGGTGGGACGGCACACCGGGACCGGCGTGCTCGGCATTGAACACCGCATCGATGACCAATTGGCGGACGTGTTCGTTTTCCAGGCTGTAGAAGATCGTGGTCCCGGCTCGGCGGGTGCGTACCAGCCGAGCCATGCGCAGCTTGGCGAGGTGCTGGGAGACCGACGGCGCGGGTTTGTCCACCTTTTCGGCCAGGTCGTTCACCGACGACTCACCCTCGGTGAGCGCCCACAACACGCGAATACGGGTGGAATCAGCCAACATTCGAAAGATCTCGACGATCAGGCCGACCTGATCCTCGGCGAGTGGCCCTGCAGTGTTATCTGCATTCATACGTAGATAATAGCCAATATGGCCGCGGTTTGCGACCGACCATGAGGCGACTGTCGACGGCGATATCAGATGCGATATCGCATCAGAACTTCGCGACGGCCCCCGCATCGACCGGCAATGCCGCTCCAGTGATGTACTGCGCCTCGTCGGAGGCGAGAAACAGCACCGCATTGCTGACCGCACGCGCCTCGATTACCGGCACCGGCAGCATGTGGAAGTGGCCGATCACCGCAGCCGTGTCGGCCATGGTGGGCTCGGCGAGGTCCGGCCGCAGCGTGCGGTGGAACTGCTCGTTGTCGATCATCGGTGTCAGCACGTTGCCGGGGTGGATCGAATTGACTCGAATCAACTGCGGCGCAAGCTCATTCGCGAGCGAATTCATCAAGCCGACTACGCCGTGCTTCGCCGAGGCGTAGTGCGCCATATACCCGCCGCCGCGCAGTCCCAACATGGAGCTCACCAAGATGATGGATCCGCCGCGACCGTCGGACATATGCGGCACCGCCACCTTGATGGTGTGCCAGACCCCGGTGAGATTGATATCGAGCATCGTCTGCCAGGCGGCTTCTTCGATCAGCGCGGCGGGCGCGGGACTGCCGCTGATGCCGGCATTGGCAATCACCACATCGGGCCGGCCCAACTGATCGATTCCCTGCTGCAACGCATCGCGCAGGCTCGCGAGGTCTCTGACATCGGCCTTGGCGGTCACGATGCGCCGGTCTAACTTCTCGACCAGTGCTGCGGTCTCGTCGAGATCGTCCTGGGTCGCGCCCGGATAGTTGACGCCCTCGATGTCGCCACACGTATCTATGGCGATGATGTCGGCGCCCTCCTCGGCGAGGCGGACGGCGTGTTCGCGGCCTTGCCCGCGCGCAGCACCCGTGATGAACGCGACCTTGCCGGCCACCCTGCCAACGGCGTTTGTCATGCTGGACACGATATCGCTGACCGCCACGCCCGCCCGCTCAGGAGTCGCAACCCGTTGAGCGCGACGATGATTGTCGAACCTTCGTGGCCGGCCACCCCCAGCGGTAGTGGCAGGTGTCCCAGCAAGTCCCAGACGACGAGTCCGGTGATGAAGGTCGCCGCGATGGCCAGATTGGCGATGACGACCCGACGCGCGCGACGGGCCAGCGCGACGACGGCCGGAACCGTGGCGAGTTCGTCTCGGACGGTGACCGCATCGGCGGTTTCCAAGGTGAGGTCGGCTCCGTTGCGGCCCATGGCGATTGAGGAATGCGCTGCGGCCATCGCGGGTGCGTCGTTGATGCCGTCGCCGACAAACAACACTCGGTGGCCGTCGGCCTGTAGCCGGCGCACGGCGTCAACCTTCTCATCGGGCAGCAGGTCGGCGCGCACATCCGCGATCCCGACCTGCGCGGCCAGATGCTCTGCTGCCGGGCGACTATCCCCGGTCAGCAGGGCCGGCGGCCTGGAGGTGAGCGCGGCGATCGCGCGGACCACCGCGTCGGTTCCCTCGCGCACCGTGTCATCGAGTCCGAGAACACCCGTTGGCGTTCCGTCGACGATCACGAGAACGGCGGTGCTGCCCTGGCGTTCGAGGTTGCTTGCCGCGACCGGATTGCTGTGAAATGCCCGAGGGCTCAGCACTTCGATCGTCCGCCCCGCTACACACGCGCGCACGCCACGGCCCGGGAGAGCCTGGAAATCGGTGGCTTCCGCAAAGACGAGTCCGCGTGCGCGGGCGGCAGCCACGACCGCGCGCCCCAGTGGATGCTCGCTGAATTGCTCTGCGCTGGCCGCTATCCGCAGCACATCGTCGTCGCAGTAGCGATCGTCGAGCGCCGCGATGCTGGTCAGTTGCGGTGTTCCGGTCGTCAGGGTGCCGGTCTTGTCGATGGTGACCGCGGTGATATCCGCAAGGCGCTCCATCGCGACCGCCGACTTGACCAGGACACCGCGGCGCCCG encodes:
- a CDS encoding MmpS family transport accessory protein, which produces MGIARSRRLLSRLWLPALTLIVVVVTGFAINAFHGIFGSRDITKSSGSKFVIAQFNPKNIKYEIFGDFGGWGRVSYWDVDSKPVEVNLTALPWSHTETTTMTTATADITAQAAGGNIGCRITIDDRVRSEHTATGDHAGVWCQVLSA
- a CDS encoding RND family transporter, coding for MSDAVDAETDTAPVPVQEPEPPPPPRPFVARNLRRFAPVVILAWLAFLVVINVIVPQLEPVVDANREALVPVDAPSVMALKHIGEKFKEGDSNALVFVVFEADHKFDEKDHAFYNQMVAKLRQDKHVQYVMNLWGEGTTAAGVQSNDAKANFTLVRVAGDIGSTLNDESIIAVRDILKQLQPPPGLRVYASGSAVLSADMIYVGNTSLETIMLVTIVLISGMLLIVYRSLPTAFLILTMVLVELFCGRGIAAFLVYHHMIEISVYAANTLVSLILGAGTDYAIFLIGRYHEGRLGGETREQAYYCAISGVSHVILGSGVAVAGAMFCMKFTRLNYFNTCAAPCAAGMLVAVAAALTFGPAVLAIGSRFGLFEPRKHQAGHGIWNKVGTVAVRWPGRILLVGCAVVLVGSMTLVSYRPNYDDRIYLANSVPSNQGYEASDRHFPASHLNADMLMVESDHDLRNATDMIAVDRVARAIFHTPGVGMIQAVTRPLGRPLEHTSFTYTIGTLGTKVKEVLPFLRDVNNRLKEVSAVTQRLTDLTRHQQELTAQQAGAAHLQAEAAKEMAETTAALRDDYANFDDVWRPVRSYFYWEKHCFDIPLCWSLRSLFDATDQLDGLAEGLEKNLQAALIQDRVTPQLVQILAENADQFDHLNQIVREENSTIEPQLTQLDELSRQLMDFGTAFDTSQNDEFFYLPPDSFDNPYFQIDLKYFVSPDGHAARYLIYHDGEALTEAGIRHDQSYLPAVKEALKGTTLAGAHVYLGGAAATYWDIKDATRIDLLIAATAAFALIFVVMLFITRAIIASLVIVGTVAFSFSGAFGMSVLIWQNLLGIPLSWWNVVFCFILLVAVGSDYNLLLVARYLHESEAGLNTGLIRAVTKSGRVVTTAGVVFAVTMMAMVSSDLTSVGIFGSTVGIGLLLDTLIVRSLITPALARLLGPFFWWPRLIPQRPARCGSGAVAPESHHEDDLYRKVL
- a CDS encoding DUF1272 domain-containing protein; the encoded protein is MSVLELRPRCERCGKPLPNGSPDARICTFECTFCAKCAEGELKGICPNCGGNLVVRPIRPAKLLEEYPAAEPHVP
- a CDS encoding quinone oxidoreductase family protein codes for the protein MAEAPDPVVKEGEVVLEMHYAALNPADRMLAERRYPYPVDPPLPHVLGRDGVGTIIQVGDGVKDVQVGDQRVILRGDVGVYRWGTFAERVSMSASTLVEVPAGWTEEESSGATLVYLSAYHALTMWEPLKPNSVVLATGASGGVGLAVVQLAAAMGHTVVALSRSDEKQRRLNEIGATFTFSPEDPQWPAGAKNALGSRGVNLAVDTIGGKLLPQVIDTMGELGRISLVGELGGSVPDFYTGTLFSRRLRIGAMAVGYYTPEENHAAWRNLLQLLARSGARPLVDRLFSFEQLPQAFDRLSDGPMGKVVLRVKP
- a CDS encoding nitroreductase family deazaflavin-dependent oxidoreductase codes for the protein MNSNGPHGIKDFSESNALNRFIRFFAGTRLGAALFRPTAHHLDELVSKLSRGKLSFVGLASGLPVVILTTLGAKSREPRTVAVLGIPYADGLGLIASNWGDSKHPGWYHNLKANPEGTVTVGAETWTAVARQATSRERDEIWAKGVVFYPAWSKYEDRTGGRHIEAFVLARK
- a CDS encoding GlxA family transcriptional regulator, with translation MSDRRVVVVGFEGVHSLDLSGPYEVFAEAGGYRIQVAAPQQGRFSAESGLGLSADVALGDLRGRIDTLILAGGYGIFNAIEDPVFVRDLRRAAKKSRRVSSICTGAFGLAAAGLLEGRRATTHWRFSDQLRACYPTVVVDPDPIYIRSGNVYTSAGVTAGMDLALALVEEDRGHEVAMSIAREFVLFMRRPGGQSQFSTALAAQTADREPLRELQAWVVENLDADLSVEMLAERAHMSPRHFARVFTREVDQTPARYVDHVRVEAAQRRLEESTDSLEEIAGHCGFGSVNSMRRSFLRVRGIPPSAYRQRFSQYPEPSLGS
- a CDS encoding AraC family transcriptional regulator, translated to MPEYDARLVLHTGTVTVWDCECPGLCRGKAAEEHSPGTRIAFPHRGVYVHSVGSKDHVADANQMVVTNADEPYRVSHPVTGGDATLTLAVDPATLLEVTPAEYRSPRARPALNRTSFHIDARTQALAAHLRQRLKRGTIGSLEAESLALHLIRHALGNNTSHGARRGNRRPEEIADQVKMLLSADPWRRWTLTTIAEEVSVTPVYLTDAFRRVEGVPLYRYHLQLRLALALTVLAQSDDLMTLAIELGFHSHSHFSAAFKKAFGQTPSEFKRSIAGRRIATAGDRGGNAKVIDSARVYLSRSVCDGWHEAADMSSLPASIVA
- a CDS encoding isocitrate lyase/PEP mutase family protein; this translates as MARSSRHEFASGEYCCLARDSEENAMNQKDKATQFAGLHVTGEPLLLYNVWDAGSAATLANAGARAIATSSWSVAEAQGYRDGEDIPVDFFNRIIARIVASVELPISADFEGGYTEDDDQLAENISGLLDVGIIGINFEDRIVNGSGLYSIDRQADRIAVIRRAGEQKGIPLFINARTDLFLGQGNDPKAVTEEAVDRAKAYAAAGASGFFIPGLQEKPLIARIIDGAPLPVNVMVMDGVPHNSELAEIGVARISYGNAPYVDVLRALEQDFVKLH
- a CDS encoding PaaI family thioesterase, whose protein sequence is MLGIRITHLDAGRVEAALDATDSHMVPGESHVHAGAVVALADTACGYGCRAALSGKAGGFITLELNSNHLKAAMPGDQLGCVATPAHVGRRTQIWDAVVTVGAGTRPIALFRCTQLVL
- a CDS encoding cation diffusion facilitator family transporter — its product is MSDHNHSHGHEHDHPNGLRHAIKEIFAPHSHDAADSFDSELESSADGIRAVKISLLVLGATAVAQIVVVVLSGSIALAADTIHNFSDALTAVPLWIAFALSTKAATRRYTYGFGRAEDLAGLFVVAMIVLSAIIAGYEAIERLINPRPIEHVGWVAVAGVLGFIGNECVALYRIRVGRRIGSAALVADGLHARTDGFTSLAVLIGAGGVALGFPLADPIIGLAITVAILAVLRTAVRDVFRRLMDGVDPKLIDTAEAALAARPGVRSVRSVRMRWIGHRLHADAELDIDSALSLAAAHQIAHESEHDLIHAVPKLTTAMIHAYPAGGTNAAQEHRDRAESHSHT
- a CDS encoding ArsR/SmtB family transcription factor, with the translated sequence MNADNTAGPLAEDQVGLIVEIFRMLADSTRIRVLWALTEGESSVNDLAEKVDKPAPSVSQHLAKLRMARLVRTRRAGTTIFYSLENEHVRQLVIDAVFNAEHAGPGVPSHHRGDPNVRGITTDRRPRKANAR